The sequence ACATTACCTTTGCCCACTTAGGGTGCCTCatgcctcccctctccctgcccaacTCTCCTGTCCCCCGCTTTCTGGAGGGTCCACACCCTGGCCTCCCCTTGGTCCTTCTCGCTCTTTGTGGCCTCCCAGGCCCAGACCCACATCTCCCCAGCTCCTGCGGGGTCCCTCACCTTGTGCACCCAGATGTCCCCAGGCCCCCCAGCAGGAGCCGGCTTCTCCCTGGGGATCCACACTTGGTCAGGATCTGTggggctctctcctcctccaccacggGTTCCCCTCGAagcccacctgccctgggcaccccAGAGAGGCAACCCAGTCGCTGGGGAGCCCTTGATATGCCTGCGGGGCACCCAGACCTCAACAGGGCCCTGCCCACCTGCCCGGGCCCCCTGCCTCCATTCCCTATGGATCCAGACTGCTtctccctggccaccccccacCGGGACCCTCTGCAGCCCTTTCCTCAGGGGTGGATCCCGCTTAGGCCCCATTTGCCTCAAAGACTCCTGGGTCTCCACAGCCCCTAATTCAGCCCCCCTCAATCTGCTGTGACCCTGGGACTCCCCCCTCACTGCACCCCTAGACTCCTGGGTCCCAACAGCCCCTAGCTCAGCCCCCCTCAATCCACTGTGACCCTGGGATTCCCCCCTCACTGCACCCCCAGACTCCTGGGTCCCCACAGCCCCTAGCTTGGCCCTCCTCAATCCCACATGACCCTGGGGCTCCGCCCTCACTGCACCCCCAGACTCCTTGGTCCCCACAGCCCCTAGCTCAGCCCCCCTCAAACCACTGTGACCCTGGGACTCCCCCCTCACTGCACCCCCAGACTCCTGGGTCTCCACAGTCCCTAGCTTGGCCCTCCTCAATCCCACATGACCCTGGGGCTCCGCCCTCACTGCACCCCCAGACTCCTGGGTCCCCACAGCCCCTAGCTCAGCCCCCCTCAAACCGCTGTGACCCTGGGACTCCCCCCTCACTGCACCCCCAGACTCCTGGGTCTCCACAGTCCCTAGCTTGGCCCTCCTCAATCCCACATGACCCTGGGGCTCCGCCCTCACTGCACCCCCAGACTCCTGGGTCCCCACAGCCCCTAGCTCAGCCCCCCTCAAACCGCTGTGACCCTGGGACTCCCCCCTCACTGCACCCCCAGACTCCTGGGTCCCCACAGCCCCTAGCTCAGCCCCCCTCAATCCGCTGTGACCCTGGGATTCCCCCCTCACTGCACCCCCAGACTCCTGGGTCCCCACAGCCCCGGGCTCAGCCTCCCCATGACCTGGGCCTTCCCTCTCCGGGCCCCTCGCCCCTCTCACTGGACCCCCGCTCTCCTGGGGCTCCACGTCCCGTGCTGGGgcccccctcccctgggctcCCTCGggaccccccatccccagctctcaCCTCCTCTCCAGACCCCCGCTCCAAACCCCTCTGCGCAGCCGCCGGCAGCTCCCACTTCCTGATTGGCCAGGCCCGGAAGCCGCCCTGGGGGCCGCCATCTTTCCCATCACGTGACCAGAGCAGCTCTGTGTCACGTGACCAGATGCAAGGGCAGTTACGTCTGGCTGCTGGCGGCGCAAAATGGCGTCCATCGGGGGGTGGGGTTCAGCCCTCAGGGAGATGTTCTGTGACCTCAGATAACCTTATATGGCTCTTTGACCCCATGTGACCCCTGACCCCATGTGACCATCACTGACCCCAGGACCCCGATGGCTCATGGCGACTCCTGCCCCCCAagtcccagagcccccccaccaaCCCCATGCCCCTGCCTTGGCCCAGCCATTTTCCTGCTCTGTGTCTCCATCTCTAGTGACCCTTGTCATCCATCAGTATCTCCCAGGATCTGCCCCAGCTCCTGCGATCCCCCAAGACCCTCttcctgacccccccaccccacacatttATTGGGGTTCACCCCCTCAGTCTGTCCCAGGGCCAGAGGAGAAATGGCACCTTCCCCACATGGCCATGCCCATTATGCCCACTAGGGGGTGCCAGTGCCCCATGACAGAGCTGGAGGGATAGGgcttggtgggaggggagggtgctccccctttctctttccctttccttttccAGTGCCAAGTGCCCACCTGTCttgctggggtgcaggggtgacagGGCTGGATTTGATGCTTCCCCTGTCTGGGGCAGGCTGTTGGCACCATTCACTCAGTGCCCAGGCAGTGGGGGGTGGCTGGCTGGGGTGGTAAGATGAAGGCAACAGGTTTATGGGGGGTCTCATTATTGCCCTCAGAGGTGCCTGCAGGGCTGTGCTGCTCCCTCCTGGAATCCCAGAGGGCATTTGGCCAGAAGATGGGTTGATTAGATGAGATCTGAGGTCTCTGCCATAGCTATGCGCCAGTTGCAAACTAGGGTGGTGGTAATTATAGCTTACGTAAGCCAAACACAACCTTCCTGGCCCTGGGTATTGCTGGAGACCCTGATGTCTGGGCTGTACCACACCCAACCTGAATTCAGACCCCGGCATCCAGGTCATGATACCCCTGTCCTGGCTTTTGGGCATCCAAGCCATGACACTATTCTGGATTTGGACCCTGGCATCCGAGTCATGACACCTTTGTCCTGGCTTCAGACACTGGTGTCTGGGCTGCTTTGGCTTGAGCCCTCTTCCATTTGCCCAGGGCTGTTGCCCCAGCCCCCTTTGTTTTTGATCCCAAGGCTCTCAAGCCCTGTCCCCCTCACCCATGGGTCTTGCCTTGTGAGGCGAGTGATGTGTAggttggggagcccagggctgggttagcagggggctgtgggtcaggattgagaaacactggtacAGCTGGGGTGGAGGGTAGCCCCGTATTTCTGTGCCCTGCCAGCTGCATGGCACCCCCGCTTGGCCAGCATGGAGTACACTCTGCAGCAGTGCCAATGCCTAGACCCTGGCTCATTTCCCTACTGGCCTTGGCCAGGGGTTGGGGGTTGTGTCTCAGGGGGATGagggggggggctgcctggggaGCCAGCCAAGCCCCCCTCAGGACTCTCCAAATATTGACTTTcctgagggctctgactgggacCAAAGTGCGGCCAGTATGGATATCAGCTGGGCAGGAGCCGTGGGGGGAAAGCCCAGTGCCCTGGCAGTCTTCAACCCCTTCCCAAGCcctggatagaacccaggagtcctgggtccccAAACACTAGactccgctcccctcccagagccaggataaaactcaggagtcctggctcccagtcctcccCCAATGGGGCACGGTGCCATCTCTCTCGCTGCCCTCTTGTTcatgggagggctggggggtgtttaTGTCTCAGGTTGCACTTAGTGCCTCTGGGGTCAAAGTcgcccctccacccctccccctgccatttCCTGGAGCTTCTGGGTGGGGGCAAAGTCTGGAGGCAGCGGGTGCAGGACAAACAAGCGGGTGCAGGACAAACAAGCAGCCCTGactctccagctccctgcatctGCCTCACACCTTCCCATCCTGCGTTGGGACCCTGGCATccgggctgccctgcccccagcctggcttGGAACCCCAGTCTGGCTTGAGGGCCCAGTGTCAGGGCAACAGCACCCCTCCAGCCTGGTGTGAGACCCTGGCATCCAGGACCCTGTCCCCTGCCTGGCTTGGGCCCCTGGTGTGCAGGCTGCACTGTTTCTGGAGTCAGACCCCACCTGCTGAGGATTCCTGACCCCTTGCCTTTGGACCCCAGATCCTTATGGCACCTCCTGCCtatggccctgcccccccccccccccccccccaccgtcccAAGCAGCTTACGTGCACCAGAGCCCATGGACTGATAAGGGATTGGCAGCGAGTGCTCAGCTATGGGCCCTCTGCCAGGCTGCGCAGTTCCTTATCGGCCAGAGGCCatgcccccaccacccccaggctccctgagGCCATGGCATGGGTGGGAGGGCAGAAGCTTGCCCtcagatcccccccccctcctgaccAGCCATTGGATTCTGGGAGTTTATCCAGCTGGAATCAACACATCAGAGCCATTGAGTGGGgttgagtggttagagcagggggtctgggagtcagaactcctggattCTAGCCCTAGCTCCATCCATGTGAGACTTTGGGCCATCCTTCCCccatctgtgtgcctcagttccccctgctGGGTGGCAAGGGCACCCTGCCTCCTCTGTGCGAATATGTAGGAATCAGGTTTAGCCCCACATTTTGCTGAAATAGCAGCCATTTCAGCACCTGTAGAAGCCCAGGGCAGATGAGGCAAGGTGGGCGAGTGGCACATATAGGGGGAGAACAGGCCAAGGTGGCACAGGCAGAGCTGTGAGCCTGGtgtcctggctcctgcccctcctgctctaaccacgagaccccactcccctcacagagctggggatagagcccaggagtcttgaatcccagcccctgccagctctaacccactagacctcactcccctctgAGAGTGGGGATGGagccccagagctctcaccctTGCACTCTTCCCCCTTGTAGGTGTATGATGTGCCCtgatccctgcccctccccctccctagtACCTAGGAAGCCTGCTCTTGGGCACAAGCTGtgagggagtgggcgggggggggggggcagcggagCTGGGCTCATCCATGAGCTGCCCCCAATCCCTGTGTTACATGTGGCTCACACAGGCAGGTGTTGGCTCTGCCAGGATCCACCCCCTCCCTTTtccccagggctgcagcctggTCATGAAGTGCAGCACGTCTCTGTGGGCAATGCCAGCACCGGCCCATTCACTGGTGTTGGGAACTAGACTGACAGCTCTGCACGCTCCCAAGGGAGGGGGACAGGCCCCAGAGCCAGGAAGGGAATCCCCCACATATTCCCTCCATCCTGTTCTCTGATGGGTCTCAATGCTGACCTACAGCCccttgctagcccagccctgggctccccacccccacagctctgcccatgcccctcaatcctgacccacagctccctgctagcccagccctgggctcaccacccccacagctctgcccatgcccctcaatcctgacccacagctcactgctagcccagccctgggcgccccacccccacagctctgcccatgcctctcaatcctgacccacagccccttgcTGGCCCAGCCCACCTGTTTTTCCAGTATCCCCACATAGAACATCAACTGCATCTCATGCTTTACCAGCACCTTGTGTTTCCAAAGGATTCCAAACTATGGCACTTGTACAGACAGGAATCCCCTGCCCAGTACCAAGAtggagccacctctggggtggggcgtggaTGCTCTTTATAGAGGGATTCCTcacctggtgctgagatgcagccacctctggactGGGGTGCCGGGGGTGGGTCTCTTTATAGAGGGATCCCTtgcctggcactgagatgcagccgccTCTAGGATGGAGCAGTAATTTTTCCACACACACCAAGCATGAAGGAGCCCTCAGCCCTGGGGTGAAGAGCTCATGGGTGTAAAGGCTGCCACATGTTTGTGGAGCATGAATGAAGGCCGGCTCAAAGGTGAAAGGCCAATAACCCCCAAGGattccctctccacccctcctcccctccacaaCAGAGGACCTCCTCCAGCGAGGACCTCCCCAGCCAGTGCAGTATATAGGGCGCCCCACGGAACAGCAGCCCCTTCCAATCCGGCGAGTCCTGAGAGTGGGGCACGCTCCCTCGACCCCTATAGGTGTTTGCAGGGGTCGTGCGCTCACAGCTCTGCGGGCCGTCATGTCTCATCCGTTTAATAGCTTTAGAGCCGGATACCAATGTGCGGGCAGTTACAGCAGCAGGACGTGCCCCGGGAGGGTCCTCGAGCTGGTGCTCAGCCTCCCCTTGGCTCCGGCAGGGAAACAGGGTTTGGTCCGGGGGGATGGAGAGGAAGGTGAGGGCAAGTATTAAATTAAAAGGGTTTGGGGATGAGCGGGgcagtgaggggtgtgtgtggaactTTAAATAACGACGAGGGGATGAGAGTctggccagcagagctggggcggccTTGGTGGGCATCAAAGGAATCTGGGAGCCGGAGTCCTGGAGGGGCCTCAGGATCTGGACCCCAATCCTGGAGGGGCCCTGAAATCCATCTGCCCTAGTCTCGGAGGGGCCCCGGGATCTGGCTGCCCCAGTCCACGAGAGGCCGTGCAAGATGCAGCCCCTCCTGACAGGTCCTGTCCAGGCAGTGGATAATGGGGTCTGACCCCCCAACATGGTCCCAGGAGTCCTCTCATCAGGTCCATTCCAGGGCAGCCTTGCTCGTCTTCCTTGGGctcctctccagcagggggcactcagGGCCAAAGTCTTGTTCTGGATCCAATGAAGagctgggcttgggggggggagaggagaggctggTCCCaggtcacccccctcccccatcagatCATCTGCGCAGCTTCTCACACCTCGGGGGAGAACAGAGTGGCTATGGGCAGTTGGAGGGGCCATGCAGGTTCAGGGACACCAACCCCAGGACCCCCAACTCCCCCAGACAGAATCACCTTCCTTGTCCCAAAGCCTGATGGGGGAGGCGTGGGGGGCTCTATCCTGCAGCACTCTCTGGCCTGTGAGGGTAGTTCAGGGGGTATCTCCAGCCCATAGGGGAGatgggtgtctgtctgtctgaggggGGTCATGGCTGCCTCTGGCCCATGGCAAGATGTTGGTGGGAATCTGCCTGGTCCATGAAGGAGTTTGGGTAGGTCTCTGGTCCAGgggaggttggggtgtgtgtgtctgtctggtcCGTGAAGGAGTTCAGGTAGGTCTCTGGGCCAGGGGGACGTCGGGGGATCTTCCTGGTCtatgagggagtttggggtgtctCTGGTCAAGGTAGAGGTCAGTGGGTCTGTCTGGTCTGTGGAGGAGTTTGGGTAGATCTCTAGTCCAGGGGAAGGTTGTGGGATCTGTCTGGTccatgaaggaatttggggtgtcTCTGGTCCAGGAGGAGGTTGGGGGGTCTGTCTGGTCCATGAAGGAGTTTGAGGTGTCTCTGGcctggagggagatggggggagtCAGAGGGGTCTCACCTGCATGAGTGCTCATTGAGCTCCAAGCCCCGGTCCTGGCAGTGCTGGGACCTGCGCCGGCAGCGGCACTGGCATGTCTGAGGATCCTGGCGCCTCCGTTTGTCTGAGCAGGGTGGGCAGGAGGGcctgggagcagggaaagaatCCAGATGATCTCAGCCCCCAGAGGCATGGTTCTGGgaccccccactcccacctccaCACTGAGGGAAGTATCCTCTTCCtggccccccagaacctctgggggtcccctgctctgcctgccatATAACAGTGGGCCTTCACCCACCCTTTAGAGTATATAGGGAACCCCTATAGAACagcaccccctccagccccaattCAAGAGGGTCTCCACAtaggggaggggggaaccccCTCGCCCCAATCctcatggtgcaggagggggccttGACGCTGCTGGTCTGGGTAGTCCACCCCTCCTTTGATCCCCCATGAGGTACTGGAGTGGGGGGCATGAGGAACCCCGGTTAGAAGTGAACCCCCATAAGGTGACCTGATCCTCCCTGCTCACCCCAATTCAATGCCCCCCAATGCAAGCAGAGTTAGTAAGGAAGTGGAGGGCATGCAGGGACTGGAGGGTGCATGAGGGTCCCTGGACATACAGGTGGGGGGAGTCCTGTTCAGGGGGTCTCTTCTTTTTGTGTTTGCGTCCAATGCTGTTTTTCCCCCTGGGCCGCACAGGCCTGTGGAGAGAATCAGAACTGAGCTCCCctctcagccagcagggggtgctgtaggGAGTGGGGCGGGAGCACTAGCTGTGGGGGAAGCTCCggtctgctccagccccggcctctcccagcaggggtgcGGGGAGCTGGGGGTCCTTACCTTTCTGGATTTACTTTGCTATTTGTCTTTGGTCTGCAAAAGAAAAGAGGGGACGCCAGGTTAACAGGGAAATGGGGGCTGCTGAGAACTGCCCCCCCAAAAGGGGATCAACCTATGGGAGGCAGTGCGATGCCCTAGGAAGAGAGTGGGGTGCCCCCTGAAATGGGGGGGTGGCACAGTGCCAAGGGGGGGAGACCACAGCAGTCACCCTAGGAACTGGGGAGCTCACGGGCCCCCTATGTACCTCTGTGGGGCTGCCTGCCTGAGGTGGGGGGTCGCTGGCTGCAGTGGGGTGTTCAAGCTTTGGCTAAGCTTGGAGACGGTGGGGTCACAACTGGGGAAGCCCTATGGGTGCAGAGATGCTTTGGGAACCCCATCAATGCCCCCCATACTCTCAACAATGAACACCCCCCTCACCTGCATTCGCAGGCACTGTGCTCCACGAAGGCCAGCTGGTCCAGGTGGCTGTACAGGTAGCGGGTTTTCATCACCTGGGGGGCAGAGAAAGGGTGAGTGAGGGGGGCACCAAGAGCCTAGGGATGGGGGATCAGCACACCTTATGTAATGTGATGCCAAGGCCCAACTCCCCAGCATACACCTTCCCTCGGCTCCCCCCTGTGCTCTGGCATTCCCCTCCCCCGATACCCACTCTTCCCACCCCCTGgcactcccctccccagtgcctgGCTACCCCCTGTCCTCTGGCATTCACCACCCCAAGTGCCTGGTTACCCCCTGTCCTCTGGCATTCCCCACCCCTGGTGCCTGGCTactcccccccccagcattcccctccccccagtgcctggctccccctccacccccagcattCCCCTCCCTTAGCTGTCTGCCCACCCCtggcattcccctccccccagtgactGGCTCTTCACCCACCCTCTGGcattcctctctcccctgccctccctcccattACCTCCATCACCACCACATGCATGCGGGTAGGCACACACTGCAGCCCCTCGTCGGCACAGCACCCAGCGCAGCGACGCAGGGGCACGCAGGAGGGTGCCAGCAGGTGCTCCACCTCAGCCGGGTGCTCCTCGCTCACGGGCACCAGCATCTCCTTCGGCTGGCAGAAGCTGCGGTTATAAACCTCCATCCACTGTATCACTGCAGGGGTCAGAGGGGGACAGTGCCGGGGTCAGCACACCCTGATAATGCCAACTGACATAGCCACAGCCACCTCTGCggtagggggtgagggctgaTTACATAGGGATCCTACAGCCAgtactgagatgcagccacctctggggtgaggtgCCTGTACCCCCAACAACTCCCAAATGTGCCCCATCAGCACTGCTATCCTCAAACACGTCCCCCTGCCTCGTGGCAGCAGCCCCCCAACCCGCACCTCACCCCAGTCTCTTACCTTCCCCCAGCGGGTGGGTCCCCTTCGTCTGGGGCTGTGGTGCCTGGAAAGGACAAGACGTAGGCAGTCAGGTTCTGAGTCCCAGACAATGTGTGTGTGAAGGAAGGCTGCCTCCCCAGGCTCGCTTGAGCCCCATCCCCCCTTCGTCGAGCTCGGcgggagcccccaccccactcccccttctccccactccaTTACACCCCAGCCTCAGGGATTCCCTCCCCTCTTATTCCTgtcgcccccccccgcccaacccaGAGTTGCTCCACTAACCTGCATGCAGTCAGGCTGGGTACACCCCCAAGAGACCCTACAATGACAAAtcagcagttgggggagggggcgggagggacaGCTCCCCCTGGTGTATGTGGGATTAGGGGCAATGGAACAATCTTTGGCTGGATGGGCCTGAGGAACTGTCCCGTcctgggcagggcagagaggggaCTCACCCCCACAGCTCACTCACAAGGAGTCATTGGCCGAGCAGGAATAGAGCCCTGGCGTCCTGGCTTCTAGCCCCGCACCCCCAACCCATTAGATCCCGCTGTCCtcccagaactgggaatagaacccaggagtcctgtctcccagcccctccccccgtgcttaggggcggggaggggcacggtggggcaggggtgagtggAATCTTGGCAGACCCGGAGGTCAGGGCAGCAGGAGCGGGGCAGTGGGGGTGGATCCCGTCAGGAACCGGAGGGGCTGGTCTGCTGGGGAGACCCTGGAGAGGGGGAATCCCAGGCGGGCGGGGGGCTCTTGTCTGTCCCGGTTGCCCCCTGTCCTGGGCGCTACCCCGGAcactgcagctctgccccagcgCTACAAGTCCCCAGCCTGCGCGCTGGCTCTAGCCACCCTCCCGCCCCACGCCCCGGGGCCCCCGGCAAGGCCAGACCGTGCGCTATCCCCCCGGGATAAGGCGCTAACCGAGCGGGGCCCCAGTGCCTGCCCCTGCCAGGATACGGCATTCCCACAGTGCGTCCTCCACTGGTACGGGGAAAGGGCCAGGTCCCTCCCCCAGTtcctggctcccccagtgcccggatcccccagtgccagctcccccagtgcccgGCTCCCTGAGCCCCCAGTGTCCGGCTCCCCACTAGTGCTCTCCTGCCCCGAGCCCCCAGGTGCCCCGCTGCATccagcccccagtgcccccctcccaccactcCAGGTGCCCCGCTCCCTGAGCCTCTTGATGCCCCGCTCCTACAGGTaccccgctccccccagccccagtgtccccctacccctaccccaggtaccccgctccccccagccccagtgtccccctacccctaccccaggtgccccgctcccccctgccccagtgtccccctacccctaccccaggtgccccgctccccacagccccagtgTCCCCCTACCCCAGGTaccccgctccccccagccccagtgtccccctacccctaccccaggtgccccgctccccacagccccctaccTTAGCTGCGCAGCCGATCAGCTGCAGGGCTgtagccagcaggaggtgcaaGGTCTCCCGGGGGGCTCTCATGGTGCCGAGCCGGAGTGTGGGGGTCCCCTAGCGCTGGTGTCCAGGGCGCCTGGCCggcagctgccccctccctccggcAGCGCCCGCAGCCCGGGGCACTCGCATGGTAGCTCCGAGCGCTGGGCTGGCGGGATGCAGGGCACGGACCCCTCGGCCCTCGGAGTCCCTCGAAGGCAGCGCAGGAGCCCGGCTCCGCAGTCCGTGGGGAGGTAAATCCAAGGATCGGGCCCCGCCTGGCGGATCAGGCCGCGCACTGACTGGCCCCAGGGGGCCCCGCTGCCGCGGGGCGGCTACAGGTGCATCGGAGCCCGCGGGGCCAGCGCGCCTGCAGGAGCGAGCGGCTCCGAGTGAGCCAGGCGGCAGCGGGCGGCCGGGGAGAGGgagcggggctggctccagggagtgactgatggcccggcccagcccggccccaggGGAGGCGGCAGGCAGCGGGAGGAGGGAGCGCGGCGGGACCGGGAGGGGGAACGGGGGGCAGCAGGGCGGAGCAGGAGAGGGGTgatgggcaggaagcagggggggggggcaggagggagctggctAGGGGAATGGATGGTACTTGGGCTCCCATCCGGGGTGGAGGATGTTGTGAGCAGCCCTTGTAGTGATAGTGGGGAACGGGTGGAGGGGTagatgggtgtgtggggagggatggatggaggggcgTGTGGGTATGGAGTGGGGGAGAGGCGCGGGGATGGAGGATGAAAGGAAGGGTGGGTGGGTGCGAACGGACGAGTGGGGATGGATAGAACgatggaggggtgggtggggaaggatGACTGAGGATGGTTGGAaggatggaggggtgggtggggatggatggaggggtggatgaGGACGGAGGACTGGGGATGGTTAgaaggatggaggggtgggggtggatggaggggtggatgaggatggaggggtggggatggttgGAAGGACGGAGGGGTAGCTGGGGAAGGATGACTGGGGATGGTTGgaaggatggaggggtgggggtggatggaggggtggatgaGGACGGAGGACTGGGGATGGTTAgaaggatggaggggtgggggtggatggaggggtggatgaGGACGGAGGACTGGGGATAGTTGGAAGGacggaggggtgggtggggatggatggaggggtggatgaGGACGGAGGACTGGGGATGGTTGGAAGGACGGAGGGGTAGCTGGGGAAGGATGACTGGGGATGGTTGgaaggatggaggggtggggaaggatggGGTGGGTGAGGATGGAGGACTGGGGATGGTTGGAAGGAcagagtggtggggatggatggaggggtggatgaGGACGGAGGACTGGGGATGGTTGGAAGGACGGAGGCGTAGCTGGGGAAGGATGACTGGGGATGGTTAGAaggatggaggggtgggtggggatggatggaggggtggatgaGGACGGAGGACTGGGGATGGTTAGAaggatggaggggtgggtggggatggatggaggggtggatgaGGACGGAGGACTGGGGATGGTTAGaaggatggaggggtggatgAGGACGGAGGACTGGGGATGGTTAgaaggatggaggggtgggggtggatggaggggtggatgaGGACGGAGGACTGGGGATGGTTAGAAGGATGGAGGGGTGagggtggatggaggggtggatgaGGACGGAGGACTGGGGATAGTTGGAAGGACGGAGGCGTAGCTGGGGAAGGATGACTGGGGATGGTTGgaaggatggaggggtggggaaggatggGGTGGGTGAGGATGGAGGACTGGGGATGGTTGgaaggatggaggggtgggggtggatggaggggtgggtgaGGACGGAGGACTGGGGATGGTTGGAAGGATGGAGGCGTAGCTGGGGAAGGATGACTGGGGATGGTTGGAAGGatggaggggctgggaaggatgggGTGGGTGAGGATGGAGGACTGGGGATAGTTGGAAGgacggaggggtgggggtggatgaggACGGAGGACTAGGGATAGTTGGAAGgacggaggggtgggggtggatgaggACGGAGGACTGGGGATAGTTGgaaggatggaggggtggggaaggatggGGTGGGTGAAGATGGAGGACTGGGGATGGTTAGAAGgacggaggggtggggaaggatggGGTGGGTGAGGATGGAGGACTGGAGATGGTTGGAAGGacgg is a genomic window of Chrysemys picta bellii isolate R12L10 chromosome 7, ASM1138683v2, whole genome shotgun sequence containing:
- the VEGFB gene encoding vascular endothelial growth factor B isoform X3 — protein: MRAPRETLHLLLATALQLIGCAAKAPQPQTKGTHPLGEVIQWMEVYNRSFCQPKEMLVPVSEEHPAEVEHLLAPSCVPLRRCAGCCADEGLQCVPTRMHVVVMEVMKTRYLYSHLDQLAFVEHSACECRPKTNSKVNPERPSCPPCSDKRRRQDPQTCQCRCRRRSQHCQDRGLELNEHSCSHSVLPRGVRSCADDLMGEGGDLGPASPLPPPSPALHWIQNKTLALSAPCWRGAQGRRARLPWNGPDERTPGTMLGGQTPLSTAWTGPVRRGCILHGLSWTGAARSRGPSETRADGFQGPSRIGVQILRPLQDSGSQIPLMPTKAAPALLARLSSPRRYLKFHTHPSLPRSSPNPFNLILALTFLSIPPDQTLFPCRSQGEAEHQLEDPPGARPAAVTARTLVSGSKAIKRMRHDGPQSCERTTPANTYRGRGSVPHSQDSPDWKGLLFRGAPYILHWLGRSSLEEVLCCGGEEGWRGNPWGLLAFHL
- the VEGFB gene encoding vascular endothelial growth factor B isoform X2; the encoded protein is MQAPQPQTKGTHPLGEVIQWMEVYNRSFCQPKEMLVPVSEEHPAEVEHLLAPSCVPLRRCAGCCADEGLQCVPTRMHVVVMEVMKTRYLYSHLDQLAFVEHSACECRPKTNSKVNPERPVRPRGKNSIGRKHKKKRPPEQDSPHLPSCPPCSDKRRRQDPQTCQCRCRRRSQHCQDRGLELNEHSCSHSVLPRGVRSCADDLMGEGGDLGPASPLPPPSPALHWIQNKTLALSAPCWRGAQGRRARLPWNGPDERTPGTMLGGQTPLSTAWTGPVRRGCILHGLSWTGAARSRGPSETRADGFQGPSRIGVQILRPLQDSGSQIPLMPTKAAPALLARLSSPRRYLKFHTHPSLPRSSPNPFNLILALTFLSIPPDQTLFPCRSQGEAEHQLEDPPGARPAAVTARTLVSGSKAIKRMRHDGPQSCERTTPANTYRGRGSVPHSQDSPDWKGLLFRGAPYILHWLGRSSLEEVLCCGGEEGWRGNPWGLLAFHL
- the VEGFB gene encoding vascular endothelial growth factor B isoform X4 — its product is MRAPRETLHLLLATALQLIGCAAKAPQPQTKGTHPLGEVIQWMEVYNRSFCQPKEMLVPVSEEHPAEVEHLLAPSCVPLRRCAGCCADEGLQCVPTRMHVVVMEVMKTRYLYSHLDQLAFVEHSACECRPKTNSKVNPERPVRPRGKNSIGRKHKKKRPPEQDSPHLPSCPPCSDKRRRQDPQTCQCRCRRRSQHCQDRGLELNEHSCSPALHWIQNKTLALSAPCWRGAQGRRARLPWNGPDERTPGTMLGGQTPLSTAWTGPVRRGCILHGLSWTGAARSRGPSETRADGFQGPSRIGVQILRPLQDSGSQIPLMPTKAAPALLARLSSPRRYLKFHTHPSLPRSSPNPFNLILALTFLSIPPDQTLFPCRSQGEAEHQLEDPPGARPAAVTARTLVSGSKAIKRMRHDGPQSCERTTPANTYRGRGSVPHSQDSPDWKGLLFRGAPYILHWLGRSSLEEVLCCGGEEGWRGNPWGLLAFHL
- the VEGFB gene encoding vascular endothelial growth factor B isoform X1: MRAPRETLHLLLATALQLIGCAAKAPQPQTKGTHPLGEVIQWMEVYNRSFCQPKEMLVPVSEEHPAEVEHLLAPSCVPLRRCAGCCADEGLQCVPTRMHVVVMEVMKTRYLYSHLDQLAFVEHSACECRPKTNSKVNPERPVRPRGKNSIGRKHKKKRPPEQDSPHLPSCPPCSDKRRRQDPQTCQCRCRRRSQHCQDRGLELNEHSCSHSVLPRGVRSCADDLMGEGGDLGPASPLPPPSPALHWIQNKTLALSAPCWRGAQGRRARLPWNGPDERTPGTMLGGQTPLSTAWTGPVRRGCILHGLSWTGAARSRGPSETRADGFQGPSRIGVQILRPLQDSGSQIPLMPTKAAPALLARLSSPRRYLKFHTHPSLPRSSPNPFNLILALTFLSIPPDQTLFPCRSQGEAEHQLEDPPGARPAAVTARTLVSGSKAIKRMRHDGPQSCERTTPANTYRGRGSVPHSQDSPDWKGLLFRGAPYILHWLGRSSLEEVLCCGGEEGWRGNPWGLLAFHL
- the VEGFB gene encoding vascular endothelial growth factor B isoform X6 gives rise to the protein MRAPRETLHLLLATALQLIGCAAKAPQPQTKGTHPLGEVIQWMEVYNRSFCQPKEMLVPVSEEHPAEVEHLLAPSCVPLRRCAGCCADEGLQCVPTRMHVVVMEVMKTRYLYSHLDQLAFVEHSACECRPKTNSKVNPERPVRPRGKNSIGRKHKKKRPPEQDSPHLPSCPPCSDKRRRQDPQTCQCRCRRRSQHCQDRGLELNEHSCRTRLWP
- the VEGFB gene encoding vascular endothelial growth factor B isoform X5; this encodes MRAPRETLHLLLATALQLIGCAAKAPQPQTKGTHPLGEVIQWMEVYNRSFCQPKEMLVPVSEEHPAEVEHLLAPSCVPLRRCAGCCADEGLQCVPTRMHVVVMEVMKTRYLYSHLDQLAFVEHSACECRPKTNSKVNPERPVRPRGKNSIGRKHKKKRPPEQDSPHLPSCPPCSDKRRRQDPQTCQCRCRRRSQHCQDRGLELNEHSCRCEKLRR